The Pogona vitticeps strain Pit_001003342236 chromosome 6, PviZW2.1, whole genome shotgun sequence genome contains a region encoding:
- the LOC110091062 gene encoding olfactory receptor 6B1-like — MDHRNRTSIREFILLGFPTSKELQVLLFVIFLVAYILTLLENMVIIIVIRTNPQLNKPMYFFLSNLSFLEMWYICVIVPRLLINFLVKDKTISFEGCMTQLYFFSSLICTECVLLAVMAYDRYVAICNPLRYPTIMTQHLCMQLAVGSWVTGFIASMLKVAFISQLPFCGPNTINHYFCDISPLLNRACEDMTVAEIVDFVLALLILLVPLLIITVSYICIIGTILHIPTSQGQKKAFSTCSAHLTVVSIFFSATLFMYARPKRIHPFELNKLVSVIYTIVTPVLNPFIYCLRNQEVKAALKKALCNSSSYPINSKQLNHVEQVR; from the coding sequence ATGGACCACAGAAACAGGACTAGCATCCGGGAATTTATCTTACTTGGATTTCCAACCTCCAAGGAACTGCAAGTGCTTTTGTTCGTGATATTCCTTGTGGCCTACATCTTGACCCTTCTAGAGAACATGGTCATCATCATTGTGATCAGAACCAATCCTCAGCTTAACAAACCCATGTATTTCTTCCTCAGCAACCTCTCCTTCCTGGAGATGTGGTACATTTGTGTTATTGTTCCAAGGCTACTTATCAACTTCCTAGTGAAAGACAAGACTATCTCATTTGAAGGGTGTATGACTCAGCTCTACTTTTTCAGCTCCCTCATATGTACAGAATGTGTCCTTCTGGCAGTTATGGCGTATGATCGATATGTGGCCATCTGCAACCCACTGCGCTATCCCACCATCATGACCCAACATCTCTGCATGCAGTTAGCAGTGGGTTCATGGGTAACTGGTTTCATTGCTTCAATGCTAAAGGTTGCCTTTATTTCCCAACTGCCCTTCTGTGGACCTAACACCATCAACCActatttctgtgacatttcaccCTTGCTAAATAGGGCATGTGAGGATATGACTGTAGCTGAAATAGTAGATTTTGTCTTGGCCTTGCTAATTCTGTTGGTTCCTCTCTTAATTATCACAGTTTCCTATATCTGTATTATTGGCACCATTTTGCATATTCCTACTTCCCAGGGCCAGAAGAAGGCTTTTTCCACTTGTAGTGCTCACCTCACTGTagtttccattttcttctcagcCACTCTTTTCATGTATGCACGACCAAAGAGGATCCACCCTTTTGAGCTTAACAAACTGGTTTCTGTTATCTACACCATTGTCACTCCAGTGCTGAACCCTTTTATCTACTGTCTGCGAAACCAAGAAGTCAAAGCAGCACTAAAGAAAGCTTTATGTAACAGTAGTTCCTACCCCATAAACTCAAAGCAGCTTAATCATGTTGAACAGGTCAGGTAA
- the LOC140708084 gene encoding olfactory receptor 6B1-like: MYSNCCFFLALQAFGSGTELENQTSVQDFILLGFPTVKELQILLFVIFLIIYVITLLEHIVIITLIRTNSQLQKPMYFFLSHLSFLETWYISVTVPKLLVNFLAKNKSISYEGCMAQLFFFISLVCAECVLLSVMAYDRCVAICNPLRYSVVMSSQFCLQLAVASWFIGFLISMIKVFFISRLSFCGPNIINHFFCDISPLLNLSCTDRTVAEMVDFVFALIILIIPLSLTIGFYVCIIGTILRIPTAQGKRKAFSTCASHLTVVVIFYSATLFMYARPRSIHSFDLNKLVSVAYTIVTPTLNPCIYCLRNREVQEALRKILGRNDTIVMPSDH; encoded by the coding sequence ATGTACAGTAATTGTTGTTTCTTCTTAGCCTTGCAGGCCTTTGGATCAGGCACGGAGCTGGAAAACCAGACTAGCGTCCAGGACTTCATCCTCTTGGGTTTCCCCACAGTCAAGGAACTTCAGATATTGCTCTTTGTAATATTTCTTATTATCTATGTGATAACCCTCCTAGAACACATTGTGATCATCACCCTGATCAGGACAAACAGCCAACTCCAAAAACCCATGTACTTTTTCCTCAGTCACTTGTCTTTTCTGGAGACCTGGTACATTTCTGTAACTGTTCCCAAGCTCCTGGTTAACTTTCTAGCAAAGAACAAGAGCATTTCCTATGAAGGCTGCATGGCCCAGCTCTTCTTCTTTATATCTCTAGTTTGTGCAGAGTGTGTCCTTTTGTCTGTCATGGCTTATGATCGTTGTGTTGCCATTTGCAACCCACTGCGCTACTCAGTTGTAATGAGTTCCCAGTTTTGTTTACAGCTAGCTGTGGCATCTTGGTTTATTGGTTTCCTAATTTCTATGATCAAGGTCTTTTTTATCTCCCGATTGAGCTTCTGTGGACCAAACATCATCAACCATTTCTTCTGTGATATCTCACCATTGCTCAATCTCTCTTGCACAGACCGAACAGTGGCGGAGATGGTAGACTTTGTATTTGCTCTGATAATCCTTATAATTCCACTGTCTCTCACTATTGGCTTCTATGTATGCATAATAGGAACTATTTTACGCATTCCCACAGcccagggaaaaagaaaagccttTTCCACTTGTGCCTCACATCTTACTGTGGTTGTTATCTTCTATTCAGCAACCCTTTTCATGTATGCTCGGCCAAGGAGCATCCATTCTTTTGATCTCAATAAGCTTGTGTCAGTAGCCTACACTATTGTAACCCCCACATTGAATCCCTGCATTTATTGTCTAAGGAATCGAGAAGTCCAGGAAGCCCTAAGGAAAATTCTGGGCAGAAATGATACCATAGTCATGCCTAGTGACCATTAG
- the LOC110091073 gene encoding olfactory receptor 6Y1-like: protein MVNRCCIIRFPSCPDKSQIISWIQKMEEFNMTNVRFFVLLGFPTSSELQILLSILFILAYLLTLMENLIIIIVIWINNSLHKPMYFFLCNLSFLEIWYVTVIVPKMLADFMTHDKRISFQGCLTQLYFFVTFVCGEYILLAAMSYDRYLAICNPLRYPMIMTNAFCAQLSAGCWMCGFITSAIKLSFIGQLKYCRIDKINHYFCDISPLLNISCTDSSMAELVDFILALLVIMVPLCIVVMSYIYIISAVLRIPSVQGRKKAFSTCSSHLIVVVLFYCTTLFTYARPKAMYAYNSNKLVSVLYTTVVPLLNPLVYCLRNKEVKDALRKMLSI from the coding sequence ATGGTTAACAGATGTTGTATAATACGTTTCCCTTCTTGCCCTGATAAATCACAGATTATATCCTGGATCCAAAAGATGGAAGAATTCAATATGACAAATGTCCGCTTTTTCGTCCTTCTGGGATTCCCCACCTCTTCAGAACTTCAGATTCTTCTTTCTATCCTGTTCATCCTTGCTTACCTGTTGACCTTGATGGAAAACCTTATCATCATTATAGTCATTTGGATTAATAATAGCCTTCACAAACCCATGTACTTTTTTCTGTGCAATCTCTCTTTCCTTGAAATTTGGTACGTCACTGTCATTGTCCCTAAAATGCTGGCAGATTTTATGACACATGACAAACGTATCTCTTTCCAAGGCTGCCTAACCCAGCTGTATTTCTTTGTGACGTTTGTGTGCGGTGAATACATACTTCTCGCTGCCATGTCCTATGATCGGTATTTAGCCATATGCAACCCCTTACGTTACCCAATGATCATGACCAATGCTTTCTGTGCTCAACTGTCAGCAGGATGCTGGATGTGTGGCTTCATCACCTCGGCCATCAAACTGAGCTTCATTGGCCAGCTAAAGTACTGTAGGATTGATAAGATTAACCACTACTTCTGCGACATTTCACCCCTCTTGAATATCTCCTGTACTGACTCTTCCATGGCAGAACTGGTTGATTTTATCCTGGCTCTTCTGGTTATTATGGTACCACTCTGCATTGTTGTGATGTCATATATCTACATCATCTCTGCAGTACTGAGAATTCCTTCTgttcaaggaagaaagaaagcctTTTCCACTTGCAGTTCTCATCTAATAGTAGTTGTGCTGTTCTACTGTACTACACTGTTCACTTATGCACGGCCAAAAGCCATGTATGCCTACAACTCCAATAAACTAGTGTCAGTTCTGTACACTACGGTAGTACCCCTTCTGAACCCACTCGTATACTGCCTCAGGAATAAAGAAGtaaaagatgctttgaggaagatGCTGTCCATTTAA